One window of the Streptomyces asoensis genome contains the following:
- the ppgK gene encoding polyphosphate--glucose phosphotransferase, whose amino-acid sequence MQIFGVDIGGSGIKGAPVDLDRGDLAQERHKVLTPHPATPESVADGVRQVVEHFEWTGPVGLTFPGVVTGGSTIRTAANVDKSWIDTDARALFSERLGGLPVTVVNDADAAGVAEVSFGAGRDRSGTVILLTFGTGIGSALFVDGVLVPNTELGHLELHGHDAEKRASSKAKEDGELTWEHWARRVTKYLAHVEMLFSPELFVIGGGVSRKADKFLHLIEGIRAEIVPAQLLNNAGIVGAAMRAAKGD is encoded by the coding sequence ATGCAGATCTTCGGCGTGGACATCGGCGGCTCCGGGATCAAGGGCGCCCCGGTGGATTTGGACAGGGGCGACCTGGCTCAGGAGCGTCACAAAGTGCTCACCCCGCACCCGGCCACGCCCGAGAGCGTGGCCGACGGTGTGCGGCAGGTCGTCGAGCACTTCGAGTGGACGGGACCGGTGGGCCTGACCTTCCCGGGCGTGGTCACCGGCGGCTCCACGATCCGTACGGCGGCCAACGTCGACAAGAGCTGGATCGACACGGACGCGCGTGCCCTCTTCAGCGAGCGGCTGGGCGGCCTGCCGGTGACGGTGGTCAACGACGCGGACGCGGCGGGCGTCGCGGAGGTGTCCTTCGGCGCCGGCCGCGACCGCAGCGGCACGGTGATCCTGCTGACGTTCGGTACGGGCATCGGCAGCGCCCTCTTCGTCGACGGCGTCCTCGTCCCCAACACCGAGCTCGGCCACCTGGAGCTGCACGGGCACGACGCCGAGAAGCGCGCCTCCAGCAAGGCCAAGGAGGACGGCGAGCTTACCTGGGAGCACTGGGCCCGCAGGGTCACGAAGTACCTCGCCCACGTCGAGATGCTCTTCTCGCCCGAGCTGTTCGTCATCGGCGGCGGCGTCAGCCGCAAGGCCGACAAGTTCCTGCACCTCATCGAGGGCATCCGGGCGGAGATCGTGCCGGCCCAGTTGCTGAACAACGCGGGCATCGTGGGAGCGGCGATGCGGGCGGCGAAGGGGGACTAG